The following nucleotide sequence is from Psychroserpens sp. Hel_I_66.
GAATTGTGAGACGTTTTTAAAACCCGTAACTTTGATTCCGTAACATTGAAAAACTCAACATGAAAATATATACAAAAACAGGAGACAAAGGCACAACCGCATTATTTGGTGGCACAAGAGTCCCTAAACATCATATTAGAATTGATAGCTACGGAACTGTCGATGAACTCAATTCTCATTTAGGCTTAATAAGAGACCAAGACATCAACAACCATTATAAAGAGGTGTTGATTGCTATTCAAGACAGATTATTTACTGTTGGAGCCATTTTAGCTACAGATCCTGAAAAGGCAACTCTCAAAAATGGAAAGCAAAGACTTAACATCCCTAAAATTTCCGAAGAAGATATCGAGACATTAGAAAAAGAAATGGATCAAATGAACGAGTCACTACCGGAAATGACACATTTTGTATTACCTGGCGGACATCAAACGGTGTCATTCTGTCACATTGCACGTTGTGTTTGTAGAAGAGCAGAGCGTCTTGCCACCGCTTTAAACGACTTAGAACCCTTTCAACCCGAAAGTTTGAAGTACCTCAACCGACTTTCTGACTATCTATTTGTATTGGCACGAAAGTTGTCTTATGACTTGCAAGCCGATGAAGTAAAATGGATTCCGAAGAAAGAATCTTAGACATAACACTTTGCGAACATAATGTATAGTTCTATTGGCCAAAAGCATAAAAAATATAAGTTCTTTAAAATTTTTATTTAATTAATTCACTTTTTTCTTGACTTTCTGAACTATAATTTTATTTTTGCAGAAATTTAAAACGCATAACACATGTATTGGACATTAGAATTAGCATCGTATTTAAGTGATGCGCCTTGGCCAGCAACTAAAGACGAATTAATTGACTACGCGATTAGAACAGGAGCTCCTTTGGAAGTTGTTGAAAATCTACAAGCGATAGAAGATGAAGGCGACTCTTACGACTCTATAGAAGAAATCTGGTCTGATTATCCAACAGACGAAGATTACCTCTGGAACGAAGACGAATATTAAGTAATTTGGAATTCAAGTTACATTAAACGTAAAATAAAAGTTAAAAAGTCTCATTGCGAGACTTTTTTTGTGCCCAATTTTTAAATATAACTAACACAAATCATATCTTTGAAGTCTAACAATTTTAAAGATAAGACGTTATTTAAAACTTAGAATTGTCATTCTGAACTTGTTTCAGAATCTCATTATTTTTAAAACCCTTTTTAATGAGAACCTGAAAAAAAGTTCAGGTTGACCTAAATTTTAAATAATGTCATTAACATAAATAAACACCAATGAGTTTTTTAAATTCAGTATTAAAAGTATTTGTAGGAGATAAGTCCAAACAAGATGTTAAAGCACTTTCTCCTATTATTGATCAAGTAAAATCTTTTGAAAATGAGCTTGAGCAATTATCCCACGACGCACTTCGAGCTAAAACTGCAGAGTTCAAATCTAAAATCGCAGATGCCCGCAAACCGCTTCAAGACGACATTGATAAGTTAATCAAGGATGCCGAAGCAACCGAGGATATCGACGCAAGAGAAGACATCTATGTAGAAATCGATAAGCTCAACGACGAGATTTATACAGTAACCGAAGATGTTCTCAACGAGATCATGCCAGAAGCCTTTGCTGTGGTTAAAGAAACCGCAAAGCGTTTTGTCCATAATACAGAAATCCCTGTTCAAGCCAATGAGTTTGACCGTACGATTTCTGGTACCAAAGATTATGTGACCTTAGACAATGATCAAGCAGTATGGTCGAATTCCTGGGATGCAGCAGGTAAGCCAATTACTTGGGACATGATTCATTATGATGTTCAATTGATTGGTGGCGCAGCAATGCACCAAGGTAAAATTGCTGAGATGCAAACGGGTGAAGGTAAGACATTAGTGGCAACACTTCCTGTTTACCTCAATGCGTTGGCTGGTAAAGGTGTACACTTGGTAACGGTTAATGATTATTTGGCAAAACGTGATAGCGCGTGGATGGCTCCAATTTTTGAGTTTCACGGGTTGAGCGTTGATTGTATCGATTATCACAGACCAAACAGTGAGGCACGTCGTAAGGCTTATAAAGCAGATATTACCTACGGAACAAATAACGAATTCGGGTTTGATTACCTAAGAGATAATATGGCGCATTCGCCAGATGATTTGGTACAACGTCCGCATCACTATGCGATCGTCGATGAGGTCGATTCTGTTTTGGTGGATGATGCGAGAACACCATTAATTATTTCTGGACCAATCCCTCAAGGAGACCGTCACGAATTTACAGAGCTAAAACCTAAAGTAGAAGATCTAGCCAGCATTCAAAGAAAAGAACTGGTTGGTGTTTTAGCAGAAGCAAAAAAACTAATTGCAGAAGGCGATACTAAAGAAGGTGGTTTTCTATTATTGAGAGCTTACAGAGGTATTCCGAAGAATAAAGCATTGATCAAATTCTTGAGCGAGGAAGGCATTAAAACCTTACTCCAAAAGACCGAGAATTTCTACATGCAGGATAACAACAGGGAAATGCCTAAAGTTGACGCAGAGCTCTACTATGTTATCGAAGAAAAAAATAATCAAGTGGAGTTGACCGACAAAGGTGTTGAGTATATCTCCGGAAAAGATAATCCAGATTTCTTCGTCATGCCCGAAATAGGGATGGAAATCTCTAAAATTGAGTCTAAAGGACTTTCAAAAGAGGAAGAAGCTGAAGCAAAAGAAGAGTTGTTTAGAGACTTCGGAATAAAATCTGAACGTATCCACACACTCAACCAATTACTTAAAGCCTACGCATTATTTGAAAAAGACATCCAATACGTTGTGATGGACAATAAAGTAATGATCGTAGATGAGCAAACCGGTCGTATCATGGATGGTCGTCGTTATAGTGACGGACTCCACCAAGCGATTGAAGCCAAAGAAAATGTAAAGATTGAAGATGCAACCCAAACGTTTGCAACGGTAACCTTACAGAATTACTTTAGAATGTACCGTAAACTCTCTGGTATGACAGGTACAGCAGTTACCGAAGCTGGAGAATTCTGGGAAATCTATAAATTGGATGTGGTTGAAATTCCAACCAATCGCCCAATTGCACGTGATGATAAACAAGATTTGGTTTATAAAACAAAACGTGAAAAATACAACGCAGTTATTGATGATGTGACCGCATTATCACAAGCTGGACGTCCCGTATTGATTGGTACGACTTCAGTAGAAATATCTGAGTTACTGGGTAAAATGTTGAGTATTCGTAAGATTCCGCATAATGTCTTAAATGCAAAACAGCATAAAAAAGAGGCAGAAATTGTAGATGAAGCAGGTAGAACAGGACAAGTGACCATTGCTACCAATATGGCAGGACGTGGTACGGATATTAAACTTTCCGAAGACGTGAAAAAAGCAGGAGGTTTAGCCATCGTCGGTACAGAGCGTCATGATTCTCGTCGTGTTGACAGACAGTTACGTGGTCGTGCTGGACGTCAAGGTGATGTTGGTAGCTCACAGTTTTATGTGTCTCTAGAAGATAATTTAATGCGTCTGTTTGGTAGTGAGCGTATTGCCAAAATGATGGATAAAATGGGATTACAGGAAGGTGAAGTGATTCAGCATTCTATGATTTCAAAATCTATTGAGCGTGCGCAGAAAAAAGTTGAGGAAAACCAATTTGGTGTTCGTAAGCGTTTATTGGAGTATGATGATGTGATGAATGCACAACGTGAGGTTGTTTACAAACGTCGTCGCCATGCACTAGAAGGTGATCGCCTTCGTGTGGATTTGGCAAATATGATTTATGATACTTCGGAAGGTATTGCGGAAGGCAACAAAGCTGCAGAAGATTATAAGAACTTCGAGTTTGAATTGATTAGATACTTCTCTATGAGTTCTCCAATTTCCGAAGCAGAATTCAAAAAAGGTTCGGTACAGGATATTGCAGGCAAAGTGTATAAAGCTGCTTTTGAACACTACAGATCAAAAATGGAGCGTAATGCAGAACTGGCATTCCCTGTGATTGAGAATGTGTACATGAACCAACGCGATAAATATAAGCGTATTGTGGTGCCATTTACCGATGGTGTGAAGAATTTACAAGTGGTTACAGATCTTGAAAAAGCTTATGAAACTAAGGGTACACAATTAATCAACGATTTTGAAAAGAATATCACGCTTGCCATCGTTGATGATGCGTGGAAAACGCATTTACGTAAAATGGACGAGTTAAAACAGTCTGTACAATTAGCGGTTCACGAGCAAAAAGACCCATTATTGATTTATAAGTTTGAAGCTTTTGAGTTATTTAAGGAAATGATTGACCAAGTGAATAAGGATGTGATCTCATTTTTGTTTAAAGGTGAATTGCCTCAGGAAACACAAAACACCATTCAAGAAGCGAAAGCTCGTAAGGAAGAAAAACTACAAACGCAAAAAGACGAAATCCCTAATATGGATGAACGTGCTGCGCAAAGTAGATCGGTTGGCGCAGGAGCATCTGCTCGCCAGCAGGAAGTTGTTGAAACCATTGTACGTGACAAACCAAAAATTGGTCGTAACGATCGTGTGACGATCAAACACGTGATGAGCGGAGAAAACAAAACGGTGAAATTCAAACAAGCAGAACCTTTAATCGCTAAAGGCGAATGGGTTTTAATTGAAGAATAGTCGGTCGCTAAGCGACGTTTGGCGATCCTTACTCTGGTGTGCATATTCGTCATCCTTAATTTAGTATAGGATCTCCTATAAAAATTAGCATTCTGATATAATGAGAACTCAAAAATCCCAAATTAACGTTTGGGATTTTTTTTGTTTGTAAGATACGTGGAACTACGTATTTATATTATCAAAAAAATAGTCGAACTTCGTTTAACTGTGGATATTAATAATTGAAACAGTCGATATTTAAAGCATTGGCAACAAGTTGAAAAATGATCAGAATAATCAATAAACCATATCTAATTTTTTGGCTTTCGATTCCCTTAATTATGTCAAGCGGATTTGTAAGTTCAATTGAGAGTTTG
It contains:
- a CDS encoding cob(I)yrinic acid a,c-diamide adenosyltransferase, with the protein product MKIYTKTGDKGTTALFGGTRVPKHHIRIDSYGTVDELNSHLGLIRDQDINNHYKEVLIAIQDRLFTVGAILATDPEKATLKNGKQRLNIPKISEEDIETLEKEMDQMNESLPEMTHFVLPGGHQTVSFCHIARCVCRRAERLATALNDLEPFQPESLKYLNRLSDYLFVLARKLSYDLQADEVKWIPKKES
- a CDS encoding DUF2795 domain-containing protein, encoding MYWTLELASYLSDAPWPATKDELIDYAIRTGAPLEVVENLQAIEDEGDSYDSIEEIWSDYPTDEDYLWNEDEY
- the secA gene encoding preprotein translocase subunit SecA; the encoded protein is MSFLNSVLKVFVGDKSKQDVKALSPIIDQVKSFENELEQLSHDALRAKTAEFKSKIADARKPLQDDIDKLIKDAEATEDIDAREDIYVEIDKLNDEIYTVTEDVLNEIMPEAFAVVKETAKRFVHNTEIPVQANEFDRTISGTKDYVTLDNDQAVWSNSWDAAGKPITWDMIHYDVQLIGGAAMHQGKIAEMQTGEGKTLVATLPVYLNALAGKGVHLVTVNDYLAKRDSAWMAPIFEFHGLSVDCIDYHRPNSEARRKAYKADITYGTNNEFGFDYLRDNMAHSPDDLVQRPHHYAIVDEVDSVLVDDARTPLIISGPIPQGDRHEFTELKPKVEDLASIQRKELVGVLAEAKKLIAEGDTKEGGFLLLRAYRGIPKNKALIKFLSEEGIKTLLQKTENFYMQDNNREMPKVDAELYYVIEEKNNQVELTDKGVEYISGKDNPDFFVMPEIGMEISKIESKGLSKEEEAEAKEELFRDFGIKSERIHTLNQLLKAYALFEKDIQYVVMDNKVMIVDEQTGRIMDGRRYSDGLHQAIEAKENVKIEDATQTFATVTLQNYFRMYRKLSGMTGTAVTEAGEFWEIYKLDVVEIPTNRPIARDDKQDLVYKTKREKYNAVIDDVTALSQAGRPVLIGTTSVEISELLGKMLSIRKIPHNVLNAKQHKKEAEIVDEAGRTGQVTIATNMAGRGTDIKLSEDVKKAGGLAIVGTERHDSRRVDRQLRGRAGRQGDVGSSQFYVSLEDNLMRLFGSERIAKMMDKMGLQEGEVIQHSMISKSIERAQKKVEENQFGVRKRLLEYDDVMNAQREVVYKRRRHALEGDRLRVDLANMIYDTSEGIAEGNKAAEDYKNFEFELIRYFSMSSPISEAEFKKGSVQDIAGKVYKAAFEHYRSKMERNAELAFPVIENVYMNQRDKYKRIVVPFTDGVKNLQVVTDLEKAYETKGTQLINDFEKNITLAIVDDAWKTHLRKMDELKQSVQLAVHEQKDPLLIYKFEAFELFKEMIDQVNKDVISFLFKGELPQETQNTIQEAKARKEEKLQTQKDEIPNMDERAAQSRSVGAGASARQQEVVETIVRDKPKIGRNDRVTIKHVMSGENKTVKFKQAEPLIAKGEWVLIEE